In the Candidatus Nanopelagicales bacterium genome, one interval contains:
- the nusA gene encoding transcription termination factor NusA, with amino-acid sequence MDIDVSALKALVREKELSLDLVVDSIEQALLVAYHRTPGSVEKARVELDRRTGHVIVFASEVGEDGLVVREYEDTPDDFGRIAATTAKQVLLGRLREAEGDVTLIEFSGREGDLVSGLIQQNTNPRMIRVDIGKLEANLPPEEQVPGEDYSHGQRVKCLVVGVRRGFKGPVVTVSRSHPNLVRALFALEVPEIADGTVEIGGLSREAGHRTKLAVRSTIPGVNAKGACIGPMGQRVRAVMAELQGEKIDIVDFSDDPAELIAHALSPAQVTSVVIVDPVARAARVTVPDYQLSLAIGKEGQNARLAARLTGWRIDIRADNAVIEEPDHDLGDYDE; translated from the coding sequence ATGGACATTGATGTCAGCGCACTGAAGGCGCTTGTACGCGAAAAAGAACTCTCCCTCGATCTAGTCGTCGACTCAATTGAACAAGCGTTGTTGGTTGCCTACCACCGCACGCCGGGTTCAGTGGAAAAGGCACGCGTTGAACTTGATCGCAGAACAGGGCACGTAATTGTTTTTGCATCAGAAGTGGGCGAAGACGGCCTGGTTGTCCGTGAGTACGAAGACACACCCGATGATTTCGGTCGAATTGCTGCAACAACAGCCAAGCAGGTTTTGCTCGGGCGCCTCCGTGAAGCCGAAGGTGATGTAACGCTTATTGAATTCAGTGGTCGCGAAGGCGATCTTGTCTCAGGACTGATCCAGCAAAACACGAATCCACGCATGATTCGAGTGGATATCGGAAAACTCGAAGCGAACCTTCCGCCAGAAGAGCAAGTGCCAGGTGAGGATTACTCGCATGGTCAGCGTGTGAAATGCCTTGTGGTTGGTGTGCGCAGGGGCTTCAAGGGGCCCGTGGTCACCGTCTCGCGGTCACATCCCAATCTTGTGCGTGCACTATTCGCGTTGGAAGTGCCCGAAATCGCTGATGGCACCGTTGAAATCGGGGGCCTGTCGCGCGAGGCGGGGCACCGCACAAAGCTCGCGGTTCGTTCAACCATTCCTGGCGTAAATGCCAAAGGTGCTTGCATTGGCCCAATGGGTCAACGGGTTCGTGCAGTGATGGCCGAACTCCAAGGTGAAAAGATTGACATCGTCGACTTCAGTGATGATCCGGCTGAATTGATTGCGCATGCACTTTCACCAGCTCAAGTCACGTCGGTGGTCATCGTTGACCCGGTGGCACGAGCTGCTCGAGTCACCGTTCCCGATTATCAGTTGTCACTGGCGATTGGCAAAGAAGGACAAAACGCTCGCCTGGCAGCACGACTTACTGGCTGGCGCATCGATATTCGTGCCGATAACGCCGTTATCGAAGAACCTGACCATGATTTGGGCGATTACGACGAATGA
- the rimP gene encoding ribosome maturation factor RimP codes for MAASVETIRKAIEPVVNAAGADLEELQIQQAGRREIVRVVVDRDGGIDLNLVSDISREISAALDSEPLNSEFAGTFVLEVTSPGVDRPLTLLKHWRRAVDRLVEVDLADGATFIGRVTSANDDVVVFEVTQGKTQEERVIALADLKRGKVQIEFNRVAAEDLNENTIEDTIEDEEVVTDGH; via the coding sequence GTGGCTGCGTCGGTAGAAACTATCCGCAAGGCAATTGAGCCGGTGGTTAACGCTGCGGGTGCTGATCTTGAGGAACTGCAGATTCAACAAGCTGGTCGACGCGAAATTGTGCGCGTGGTGGTTGATCGCGATGGCGGTATCGATTTGAACCTGGTTTCAGACATTAGTCGTGAAATATCGGCAGCCTTAGATAGTGAGCCGCTCAATAGTGAATTCGCAGGCACGTTCGTTCTAGAAGTGACATCCCCAGGAGTCGATCGGCCACTTACGTTGTTAAAGCATTGGCGCCGTGCTGTGGATCGTTTGGTTGAAGTTGACCTCGCTGATGGCGCGACGTTTATTGGACGCGTGACGTCCGCAAATGATGACGTCGTTGTTTTCGAAGTAACACAAGGAAAGACTCAAGAAGAACGAGTAATTGCTTTGGCCGATCTCAAACGGGGCAAGGTGCAAATTGAGTTCAATCGCGTGGCCGCTGAAGACTTAAATGAAAATACAATTGAAGACACAATTGAAGATGAGGAAGTAGTAACTGATGGACATTGA
- a CDS encoding DUF4439 domain-containing protein, which produces MVSTLLGLAGCSQESATPTATNSATRSTTDSDQSLTNAIHGIDAAIYGYGIVGAHLKGSEQNKAVRAVAALNRQRLAFMLAVGSQVDATAVAYEIPFPVTNNATAKKLAALLEVRLIPLFNAVVTSTNEPTKGTALIAKNKATARAAVWAGTTQSTPTPSASATR; this is translated from the coding sequence TTGGTCAGCACTCTCCTGGGGCTGGCAGGTTGCTCACAGGAATCCGCAACGCCTACCGCCACAAACAGTGCAACGCGATCCACCACCGATAGCGATCAATCGCTCACGAATGCCATTCACGGCATTGATGCAGCTATTTACGGCTACGGAATCGTAGGAGCACACCTCAAGGGATCTGAGCAAAACAAGGCCGTTCGTGCGGTCGCTGCACTGAATCGCCAACGACTGGCATTCATGCTTGCAGTCGGATCTCAGGTAGATGCCACAGCCGTAGCCTACGAAATCCCATTTCCGGTAACCAACAACGCGACAGCGAAAAAACTTGCAGCCCTCCTTGAAGTCAGGCTCATTCCACTCTTCAATGCGGTTGTTACATCAACCAACGAGCCAACCAAAGGAACTGCACTGATTGCCAAGAACAAGGCAACTGCGCGGGCAGCAGTATGGGCGGGTACAACTCAATCGACTCCGACACCAAGTGCAAGCGCTACGCGTTAA
- a CDS encoding proline--tRNA ligase — protein sequence MLRMSTLFLRTLREDPADAEVPSHKLLVRAGYIRRVAPGVFTWLPLGYEVYRNVEHIVRSEMNAAGFQEVHFPALLPREPYELTNRWTEYGDTLFRLQDRKGADYLLGPTHEEMFTLLVKGEYSSYKDLPVSLYQIQSKFRDEARPRAGILRGREFVMKDSYSFDIDDAGLQISYDKHRQAYIATFARLGLEFVIVSAMSGAMGGSASEEFLAPTPVGEDTFVRCPKCAYAANVEAVATVVPNAIDATGVPATHKERTPASGTIEALVSYSNRDFAREDRPWSAADTLKNVIFMVAAPDGEQSALAVGVPGDREIDMKRLEALLTPSEARPFEEADFAKYPTLVKGYIGPNELGANSASGIRYLVDPRVVDGSRWITGADEAAHHFYDFVAGRDFTSDGTIDVAEVRAGDACPNCGEGFEIERGIEIGHIFQLGRKYAEAVGLKVLDEHGELITVTMGSYGIGVSRAVAAIAEQSHDDKGLIWPREVAPADVHLIAAGKDDALFAAAELLGQELEAAGVRVLYDDRTSVSPGVKFNDSELIGIPTIVIVGKRLADGFVEVKDRRTGERRDVALSEVVTEMKALNVS from the coding sequence ATGCTGCGAATGTCGACCTTGTTTCTGCGCACCCTTCGTGAAGACCCTGCTGATGCCGAGGTTCCAAGCCACAAGTTGTTGGTGCGTGCCGGTTACATTCGTCGTGTGGCGCCGGGCGTATTCACATGGTTGCCACTTGGGTATGAGGTATATCGCAATGTGGAGCACATAGTTCGCTCTGAAATGAATGCTGCTGGATTCCAAGAGGTGCACTTCCCTGCACTGCTACCACGTGAGCCATATGAGTTGACTAACCGTTGGACTGAGTACGGCGACACTCTGTTTCGACTGCAAGACCGTAAGGGGGCTGATTACCTCCTTGGTCCTACGCATGAGGAAATGTTCACGCTATTAGTAAAAGGCGAGTACTCCTCTTACAAGGATCTACCGGTTTCCTTGTATCAAATTCAAAGCAAGTTCCGCGATGAAGCTCGACCACGAGCAGGCATTTTGCGCGGCCGAGAATTCGTGATGAAGGATTCATATTCATTCGATATTGATGATGCTGGTCTGCAGATTTCTTATGACAAGCATCGCCAGGCCTACATCGCAACGTTCGCACGTTTGGGTCTGGAATTTGTCATTGTGTCTGCAATGTCAGGCGCGATGGGCGGTTCAGCGAGCGAAGAGTTTTTAGCGCCAACACCAGTAGGTGAAGATACATTTGTACGTTGTCCGAAATGCGCATACGCAGCCAATGTTGAAGCTGTTGCCACAGTGGTTCCCAACGCAATTGATGCAACTGGTGTACCGGCAACTCATAAAGAGCGCACTCCAGCATCGGGAACAATCGAGGCACTGGTTTCCTATTCAAATCGTGACTTTGCGCGAGAAGATCGCCCGTGGTCGGCTGCAGACACGCTCAAGAATGTAATCTTCATGGTCGCTGCTCCCGACGGTGAGCAGTCTGCTCTTGCAGTGGGTGTGCCTGGTGATCGCGAGATCGACATGAAACGCCTTGAAGCGCTCCTGACTCCAAGTGAAGCCCGTCCATTTGAAGAAGCAGACTTTGCGAAGTACCCAACGCTCGTTAAGGGTTACATCGGACCAAACGAACTAGGGGCGAATTCAGCATCAGGAATTCGTTATCTCGTTGACCCACGCGTTGTTGATGGGTCACGTTGGATCACAGGTGCCGATGAGGCCGCACATCACTTCTATGACTTTGTTGCAGGTCGGGATTTCACAAGCGATGGAACAATCGATGTTGCCGAAGTTCGTGCAGGTGATGCTTGTCCGAATTGTGGCGAAGGTTTCGAAATCGAACGAGGCATCGAAATTGGTCATATTTTCCAACTCGGCCGTAAGTATGCAGAAGCAGTCGGACTCAAGGTGCTTGATGAACACGGTGAACTCATCACCGTGACCATGGGCTCATATGGCATTGGAGTTTCACGCGCAGTGGCAGCCATTGCTGAGCAGTCACATGACGACAAGGGCTTGATTTGGCCGCGTGAAGTTGCGCCTGCTGATGTGCATCTCATAGCTGCCGGTAAAGATGACGCGCTCTTTGCTGCGGCTGAACTCCTAGGTCAAGAACTTGAAGCTGCTGGCGTGCGCGTGCTGTATGACGATCGCACATCTGTGTCGCCCGGTGTGAAGTTCAATGACTCTGAATTGATCGGTATTCCAACTATCGTCATTGTTGGAAAGCGACTAGCTGACGGATTCGTCGAAGTGAAAGATCGCCGTACAGGTGAACGAAGAGATGTGGCTTTGAGTGAAGTTGTCACTGAGATGAAGGCTCTGAACGTGAGTTAA
- a CDS encoding DUF4081 domain-containing protein yields MAGNIRQVFPEHLPALLELLSRDPVAHCFVESRVQLGGVDPWKLGGEVLGYFRDDRLISALYSGANLIPIETTPEARSAFVDYLRPRMRRSSSMLGKADEVLDLWRMLEPAWGQARAVRHAQPLMAMSTDSRVPVDPEVRRIHIDELDAYLPASIDMFTEEIGVSPVGGGNSSGYRARVSDLIRAGRAFGRMREGEVEFKAEVGSVSPMVCQVQGVWVARHLRGQGLSIPGMAAVVELARATFTPTVSLYVNDFNTPARKSYISVGFEQVGTFATVLF; encoded by the coding sequence ATGGCGGGAAATATTAGGCAAGTGTTCCCAGAGCACTTGCCTGCATTACTCGAATTGTTGTCACGCGATCCAGTTGCACATTGCTTTGTTGAATCGCGTGTGCAATTAGGTGGAGTTGACCCTTGGAAACTCGGGGGCGAAGTGCTCGGCTACTTTCGTGATGATCGACTCATATCTGCGCTGTATTCAGGTGCGAATTTGATTCCGATTGAGACAACGCCTGAAGCACGTTCAGCATTTGTGGATTATTTACGTCCTCGCATGCGTCGATCATCGTCAATGCTAGGCAAAGCCGACGAAGTGTTAGATCTGTGGCGCATGCTGGAACCCGCATGGGGTCAAGCTCGGGCGGTTCGACATGCACAACCACTCATGGCGATGAGTACCGATAGTCGGGTGCCAGTTGATCCTGAGGTGCGTCGCATCCATATCGATGAGCTTGATGCGTATTTGCCAGCATCGATTGACATGTTTACTGAGGAAATTGGTGTCTCCCCAGTGGGTGGAGGCAACTCTTCGGGTTATCGAGCGCGTGTATCGGACCTCATTCGTGCAGGTCGCGCCTTTGGGCGCATGCGCGAGGGGGAAGTTGAGTTCAAAGCTGAAGTCGGCTCGGTGAGCCCCATGGTGTGCCAGGTTCAGGGAGTGTGGGTCGCGCGTCATTTGCGCGGCCAAGGATTATCGATTCCAGGTATGGCCGCTGTTGTTGAACTGGCCAGGGCAACGTTCACTCCCACGGTGTCGTTGTATGTCAATGATTTCAACACTCCTGCGCGCAAGTCCTACATTTCGGTGGGATTCGAGCAGGTCGGCACCTTTGCCACAGTCCTGTTCTAA
- the ispG gene encoding flavodoxin-dependent (E)-4-hydroxy-3-methylbut-2-enyl-diphosphate synthase — MSIELGMPSVPRVIAPRRKSRQLVLKHPTHPVAVGGDAPISVQSMCTTLTSDVNATLQQIAELTAAGCQVVRVACPSQDDADALAQIARKAGIPVIADIHFQPKYVFAAIDAGCAGVRVNPGNIKKFDDQVGAIARAAKDAGTPIRIGVNAGSLDPRLLQKYGKATPEALVESALWEASLFEEHDFRDIKISVKHHDPVVMAEAYIQLAAQCEYPLHLGVTEAGPAFQGTVKSAVAFGALLSRGIGDTIRVSLSAPPIEEIKVGNAILESLNLRQRGLEIVSCPSCGRAQVDVYTLAEQVTAGLEGLDVPLRVAVMGCVVNGPGEAREADLGVASGNGKGQIFVKGEVIKTVPEAQIVETLIEEAMKLAAEMSATGSPEVTAH, encoded by the coding sequence GTGAGCATTGAATTGGGTATGCCGTCTGTTCCGCGAGTTATTGCCCCGCGCCGCAAATCGCGTCAACTCGTGTTGAAGCATCCAACCCATCCTGTTGCGGTTGGTGGTGATGCGCCGATCAGTGTGCAATCAATGTGTACGACGCTCACTTCTGATGTCAACGCGACGTTGCAGCAGATTGCTGAGCTCACGGCAGCTGGTTGTCAGGTGGTTCGAGTTGCCTGTCCAAGTCAAGATGATGCCGACGCTCTTGCGCAGATTGCCCGCAAGGCTGGCATCCCGGTCATCGCCGATATCCATTTCCAGCCAAAGTACGTATTCGCCGCAATCGATGCAGGTTGCGCGGGCGTACGCGTGAATCCTGGAAACATTAAAAAGTTTGATGACCAAGTCGGCGCAATTGCCCGAGCTGCAAAGGATGCGGGCACGCCAATTCGCATTGGTGTCAATGCAGGCTCCCTTGATCCCCGACTACTTCAGAAGTACGGCAAAGCAACACCGGAAGCACTGGTTGAGTCGGCGCTCTGGGAGGCATCGCTCTTTGAAGAGCATGATTTCCGTGACATCAAGATTTCGGTCAAACATCACGACCCAGTTGTCATGGCTGAGGCATACATCCAGCTTGCTGCTCAGTGTGAGTACCCACTGCACCTCGGCGTAACTGAGGCTGGTCCGGCATTCCAAGGCACAGTGAAGTCTGCAGTGGCCTTTGGTGCGCTACTTAGCCGAGGAATTGGCGACACCATTCGCGTGTCTCTTTCTGCACCGCCAATAGAAGAAATCAAGGTTGGTAATGCCATCCTTGAGTCTTTGAATTTACGTCAACGAGGCTTGGAAATTGTTTCCTGCCCATCGTGTGGTCGAGCACAGGTTGACGTGTACACACTTGCTGAGCAAGTAACTGCTGGTCTTGAGGGCCTTGATGTGCCACTGCGAGTTGCTGTGATGGGTTGCGTAGTTAATGGACCAGGTGAAGCTCGCGAAGCAGACCTTGGAGTTGCCTCTGGTAACGGTAAGGGTCAGATTTTCGTCAAGGGTGAAGTCATCAAGACGGTTCCTGAAGCGCAAATTGTTGAGACGCTGATTGAGGAAGCGATGAAGCTTGCTGCTGAAATGAGTGCGACGGGTTCACCTGAAGTCACCGCTCACTAG
- a CDS encoding site-2 protease family protein gives MAEAIGIVIFALLIALSITLHELGHFIPAKKFGVKVTEFMIGFGPALWKKTKGETTYGLKAIPLGGYVRMIGMLPPGKNDPDGYVRRSSTGRFASMIADARQQSLEEVEPGDENRVFYKLPVRKRVVIMLGGITMNLIFAAVLFSIVLVGIGMPKPSLEVGAVVACTPSSAHPSGSPLPSGNCPTGTSKTPAVLAGLQPGDLLTDVNGVAVANWDSVSAQLRGSDGKTLTLGVQRNGSFVALPLAVATIERPVFDETGNPTGQTQSSGFVGISPGVEYVSQPWSAVPAYMWEITTASAKALVTLPVRLVELVKDTLIGGGERAIDGPVSVVGVSRLGGDIAAMDQPMKGKIATFLSLAASLNLFLALFNLLPILPLDGGHVAGALYEAVRRWFAKLRGKPDPGPADVAKLLPVAYVMAIVLVGMGVIVIWADLVKPISLG, from the coding sequence GTGGCCGAAGCCATCGGTATCGTTATTTTTGCCCTGCTCATCGCTCTATCAATCACCCTTCACGAGCTTGGGCATTTCATTCCCGCAAAGAAATTTGGCGTCAAAGTTACCGAATTCATGATTGGTTTCGGCCCTGCACTGTGGAAGAAAACAAAGGGCGAGACCACGTATGGGTTGAAAGCAATTCCGCTCGGTGGCTATGTGCGGATGATCGGAATGCTGCCGCCAGGAAAGAATGATCCAGACGGTTACGTGCGCCGCAGTTCTACGGGTCGCTTCGCATCCATGATCGCTGATGCGCGTCAACAGTCGTTAGAAGAAGTTGAGCCAGGAGATGAAAATCGCGTCTTCTATAAACTTCCTGTGCGCAAGCGTGTGGTCATCATGCTTGGTGGCATCACGATGAACTTAATTTTCGCGGCAGTGCTTTTCTCAATTGTTTTAGTTGGCATTGGTATGCCAAAGCCATCGCTTGAAGTCGGCGCAGTGGTGGCATGTACACCATCCAGTGCGCACCCAAGCGGTTCGCCATTACCTTCTGGGAATTGCCCGACAGGGACATCGAAGACGCCGGCGGTGCTTGCCGGATTGCAGCCGGGAGATCTACTCACCGATGTGAACGGTGTGGCTGTTGCCAACTGGGATTCTGTGAGTGCTCAGCTTCGAGGTTCTGACGGCAAGACATTGACCCTTGGTGTGCAGCGCAATGGATCATTCGTTGCGTTACCCCTCGCCGTCGCAACAATTGAGCGACCGGTTTTTGATGAAACAGGAAATCCGACAGGCCAAACACAGAGCAGCGGTTTCGTCGGGATTAGTCCAGGAGTCGAGTACGTCTCGCAGCCTTGGTCGGCTGTTCCGGCATACATGTGGGAAATCACCACTGCATCGGCAAAGGCATTGGTGACACTTCCTGTACGACTGGTCGAGCTGGTGAAAGACACGCTGATTGGTGGGGGAGAACGAGCCATTGATGGTCCAGTCAGCGTGGTCGGAGTGAGCCGCTTAGGTGGGGATATCGCCGCGATGGATCAGCCGATGAAGGGCAAGATCGCGACCTTCTTGAGTTTGGCTGCTTCACTCAATTTATTCCTCGCGCTGTTCAACTTGCTTCCGATCCTGCCTCTCGATGGCGGGCATGTGGCCGGTGCTCTCTATGAGGCGGTTCGGCGGTGGTTTGCCAAATTGCGTGGAAAGCCTGACCCCGGTCCGGCAGATGTGGCAAAGCTTTTGCCTGTTGCGTATGTCATGGCCATCGTGTTGGTGGGTATGGGCGTGATTGTGATTTGGGCCGACTTAGTCAAGCCAATCTCACTGGGGTAG
- the dxr gene encoding 1-deoxy-D-xylulose-5-phosphate reductoisomerase yields the protein MRAIVILGSTGSIGTQALDVADRNPDLFRIVGLGASGREVEQIAKQAAQFDVEVVALTNPNSQEHFQAAFAQACVERGKKLRTLTVLTGPAAQEQLAAWPSDVVLNGLAGAAGLAPTLSALKAGRTLALANKESLIIGGDLVRAIAAPDQIVAVDSEHSALAQCLRGGKKHEVKRLVLTASGGPFRGWSKDQLAAVTPEQALKHPTWTMGPLVTINSATLMNKGLELIEAHLLFDIPFNAIDVVVHPQSIVHSMVEFHDGSTLAQASPPDMRLPIALGMAWPDRVADAIPSCDWSKATTWEFFPLDNQAFPAVDIARKAGTSGGTAPAVFNAADEACVGAFLERTIAFTSIVRAVEQVLDEHIAGGDDRAGSMWVSGDVVTVEDVESADAWARVRALEVAATFAKEVR from the coding sequence ATGCGCGCGATTGTCATTCTGGGCTCCACCGGGTCCATCGGCACCCAGGCCTTAGACGTCGCTGACCGTAATCCTGATCTATTCCGCATCGTTGGCCTTGGCGCGAGTGGGCGCGAGGTTGAGCAGATCGCAAAGCAAGCAGCTCAGTTTGATGTTGAGGTTGTTGCTCTCACCAATCCAAATTCCCAAGAACATTTTCAGGCCGCATTTGCTCAAGCCTGCGTAGAGCGAGGTAAGAAACTTCGAACGCTGACAGTGTTGACCGGCCCAGCCGCGCAAGAGCAGTTGGCGGCCTGGCCATCTGATGTCGTTCTCAATGGCCTAGCGGGTGCGGCTGGCCTTGCGCCAACCTTGTCGGCATTGAAGGCTGGTCGCACGTTGGCGTTAGCAAACAAAGAGTCGCTCATTATCGGTGGCGATCTTGTTCGCGCCATCGCGGCACCTGACCAAATCGTTGCTGTTGATTCAGAACATTCAGCGCTTGCGCAATGCCTGCGTGGCGGTAAAAAACACGAAGTGAAGCGATTGGTGCTGACCGCGTCAGGTGGGCCCTTCCGTGGATGGTCAAAGGATCAATTAGCAGCCGTTACTCCAGAACAAGCGCTGAAGCACCCCACTTGGACTATGGGGCCATTGGTCACAATCAACTCAGCTACATTGATGAATAAGGGCTTAGAACTCATCGAGGCACATTTGCTCTTTGATATTCCCTTCAATGCAATTGATGTCGTAGTACATCCTCAGTCAATTGTTCATTCAATGGTCGAGTTCCATGATGGCTCGACCTTGGCGCAAGCAAGTCCGCCAGATATGCGTCTACCTATTGCTCTAGGTATGGCTTGGCCCGATCGCGTGGCAGACGCGATTCCAAGCTGTGACTGGAGCAAGGCCACGACTTGGGAGTTCTTCCCGCTCGACAATCAGGCATTTCCAGCTGTTGACATCGCTCGCAAGGCAGGAACGTCAGGAGGAACCGCACCAGCGGTCTTTAATGCAGCTGACGAGGCATGTGTTGGTGCCTTTTTGGAGCGCACTATTGCCTTCACTTCCATTGTGCGAGCGGTAGAGCAAGTTCTCGACGAACACATTGCGGGCGGCGATGACCGAGCTGGATCGATGTGGGTGTCAGGGGATGTTGTTACCGTTGAAGATGTTGAATCTGCTGATGCTTGGGCACGAGTGCGGGCCCTTGAAGTTGCAGCAACGTTTGCGAAAGAGGTGAGGTAG
- a CDS encoding aldehyde dehydrogenase family protein has product MTGDIELNVWPAWIAGTAVSQGALAEVRHPGDGSVVGTYLVPTKDDLEIAVAAAWDARSIAQATSAAQRAAALMHVSNQLLARLEEAAHLITAENGKPLMWARAEVNRAASTFRWAAEEARRFGGELQRLDTDPAALGRAAIIRRFPRGPVLGISPFNFPINLVAHKIAPAIAVGAPIVIKPAPATPLGALFLGELLSQTQLPEGMWSVVPVDNEQAPALVQDPRLPVISFTGSDVVGRAIQDSVPRKHVTLELGGNAAAVVLSDYSSDGDLEWAASRVATFGYYQAGQSCVSVQQVMVDRSIADRFVAMLIEKVNALPVGSVWEEVTVVGPMINEAAAIRVEGWIQEAVESGATVLAGGTRSGTVIAPTLLADVPSSAKVVSEEVFGPVVVLQIIDGLDDAMNRINTSRFGLQTGIFTHNIQDAFRAHRELEVGGVIIGDVPSYRADQMPYGGVKDSGVGREGIRSAMDDLTYERVLVLTDLAL; this is encoded by the coding sequence ATGACTGGCGATATTGAGTTGAACGTTTGGCCTGCATGGATTGCAGGCACAGCAGTCTCGCAGGGTGCTCTTGCCGAAGTAAGGCACCCAGGTGACGGTTCTGTCGTGGGTACCTATCTCGTGCCAACAAAAGATGATCTCGAGATTGCGGTAGCTGCTGCTTGGGATGCGCGTTCGATTGCCCAAGCTACCTCGGCAGCGCAGAGAGCTGCCGCATTAATGCATGTCAGCAATCAACTTTTGGCACGTCTTGAAGAAGCCGCGCACCTCATCACCGCTGAAAACGGTAAGCCATTGATGTGGGCTCGAGCTGAGGTGAACCGAGCAGCATCCACCTTTCGTTGGGCCGCAGAAGAAGCACGGCGTTTTGGGGGAGAGTTACAACGACTTGATACCGATCCGGCAGCCCTAGGGCGGGCGGCAATTATTCGAAGGTTTCCTCGTGGGCCCGTCTTGGGAATTTCGCCATTCAACTTCCCAATCAATTTGGTGGCGCACAAAATTGCACCAGCAATCGCTGTGGGAGCGCCAATCGTGATCAAGCCGGCACCGGCAACACCGCTGGGGGCTCTGTTCCTCGGCGAACTCCTGTCTCAAACGCAGTTGCCTGAAGGCATGTGGTCAGTTGTGCCTGTTGACAATGAACAAGCGCCAGCGCTGGTCCAAGATCCGCGTCTTCCGGTGATTTCATTTACGGGCTCTGATGTTGTTGGTCGCGCAATTCAAGATTCAGTTCCACGTAAACATGTCACCTTGGAGCTAGGCGGTAATGCCGCGGCCGTTGTGCTCAGTGATTATTCATCGGATGGTGATCTGGAATGGGCTGCTAGCCGAGTCGCAACCTTTGGTTACTACCAAGCCGGGCAGTCCTGTGTATCGGTTCAGCAGGTCATGGTTGATCGTTCGATTGCTGACCGTTTCGTTGCGATGCTTATTGAAAAAGTCAATGCGCTTCCCGTCGGTTCGGTATGGGAGGAAGTCACGGTGGTGGGTCCGATGATCAACGAAGCCGCGGCGATTCGTGTTGAAGGTTGGATTCAAGAAGCTGTCGAATCTGGAGCAACAGTGCTGGCTGGAGGCACTCGTTCTGGAACGGTTATTGCACCAACGTTGCTTGCTGATGTTCCTTCTTCGGCCAAAGTTGTGAGTGAGGAAGTTTTTGGTCCTGTTGTTGTCCTACAAATCATTGACGGCCTCGATGATGCTATGAATCGCATCAATACCTCTCGCTTTGGACTGCAAACGGGCATCTTCACTCACAATATTCAGGATGCGTTTCGCGCCCACAGGGAACTCGAAGTTGGTGGCGTCATCATCGGTGATGTTCCAAGTTATAGAGCAGACCAAATGCCTTATGGGGGAGTCAAAGACTCAGGCGTCGGTCGAGAGGGCATCCGTTCAGCGATGGACGATCTGACCTATGAGCGTGTTCTCGTGCTGACTGATCTTGCACTTTAG